From Leptotrichia wadei, one genomic window encodes:
- a CDS encoding type II toxin-antitoxin system HicB family antitoxin — MKSRLLYPCIVKKEDGIFYANFLDFEGCFTDGETLEEVVINAKDVLSGTLFTMAKHNIPFPSSENKKIDLKDGEFLIYIDVWISPILEKAKNQSIKKTLTIPKWLNDEAEKHSLNFSNILQTALKETLGL, encoded by the coding sequence ATGAAAAGTAGATTATTATATCCGTGTATTGTAAAAAAGGAAGATGGGATTTTTTATGCCAATTTTTTAGATTTTGAGGGATGTTTTACTGATGGTGAAACTCTTGAAGAAGTTGTAATAAATGCAAAAGATGTTTTATCGGGAACATTATTTACGATGGCAAAACATAATATTCCGTTTCCAAGTTCTGAAAATAAAAAAATTGATTTAAAGGATGGTGAATTTTTAATATATATTGATGTTTGGATTTCTCCAATTTTAGAAAAGGCAAAAAATCAATCTATTAAAAAAACATTGACAATTCCTAAATGGTTAAATGATGAAGCTGAAAAACATTCATTGAATTTTTCTAATATATTGCAAACAGCATTAAAAGAAACATTAGGGTTATAA
- a CDS encoding hemolysin family protein, which yields MSEGSLLLQIVIIIILTGINAFFSSAEMAIVSLNKNKLKILIEDGNKKAILLDNLLKEPSKFLSTIQVGITLASFFASASAATGLSQFLSEALKPLKIPYSSQISMILITFILSYVTLVFGELIPKRIALRNSENIALSSVGVIVFISTIFSPFVKFLTFSTNLVLTILRMREDNIEEKVSKEELRSLVEVGKEHGVINETEQEMIENIIEFDEKIAREIMIPRTKVFLIDKNISIHELFENKEIEKYSRIPVYENEADNIIGILMAKDLMIEAYKKGFDNIKISDLVQEAYFVPETKNVNELFNEMQLEKKHITILIDEYGGFSGIVTLEDLIEEVMGNIDDEFDDEDLSIHQISKNKYLVNGDVSLYNLNDNFHFELESKYYDTLSGILIENLGYIPEDNENIEPITINGVIFKPQRVRNKKIEKVVMTFDKEKLEEEKMKNKENEED from the coding sequence ATGTCTGAGGGCAGTTTATTATTACAAATTGTAATAATAATAATTTTAACGGGAATTAACGCTTTCTTTTCCAGTGCGGAAATGGCGATTGTTTCGTTAAATAAAAATAAATTAAAAATATTAATTGAAGATGGAAATAAAAAGGCAATTTTGCTTGATAATCTACTAAAAGAGCCAAGTAAATTTTTATCTACTATTCAAGTTGGAATTACTCTGGCTAGTTTCTTTGCATCAGCATCAGCGGCAACTGGACTTTCACAATTTCTTTCAGAGGCTCTAAAACCTTTGAAAATTCCATATAGCAGCCAGATTTCAATGATTTTGATAACTTTTATATTATCTTATGTTACACTTGTCTTTGGAGAATTGATTCCAAAAAGAATTGCACTTAGAAATTCAGAAAATATAGCTTTATCATCAGTTGGAGTTATTGTCTTTATTTCAACAATATTCTCTCCTTTTGTAAAATTTTTAACATTTTCTACAAATTTGGTACTTACAATTTTGAGAATGAGAGAAGATAATATTGAAGAGAAAGTTTCAAAGGAGGAACTGCGTTCACTTGTGGAAGTTGGGAAGGAACATGGAGTTATTAATGAAACTGAACAGGAAATGATTGAAAATATCATTGAATTTGATGAAAAGATTGCACGGGAAATAATGATTCCAAGAACAAAAGTATTTTTAATTGACAAAAATATTTCAATTCATGAACTTTTTGAAAATAAGGAAATTGAAAAATATTCACGTATTCCAGTTTATGAAAATGAAGCAGATAATATTATTGGAATTCTGATGGCTAAAGATTTGATGATAGAAGCCTATAAAAAAGGATTCGACAATATAAAAATATCTGACTTGGTTCAAGAGGCATACTTTGTTCCTGAAACAAAAAATGTAAATGAACTTTTTAATGAAATGCAGCTTGAAAAAAAACATATTACAATATTAATTGATGAATATGGCGGATTCTCAGGAATTGTAACACTTGAAGACTTAATTGAGGAAGTTATGGGAAATATTGATGATGAATTTGATGACGAAGACTTGTCAATTCATCAAATTTCAAAAAATAAATATCTAGTCAATGGTGATGTTTCATTATATAACTTAAATGACAACTTTCACTTTGAACTTGAATCTAAATATTATGATACCTTAAGCGGTATTTTGATTGAAAATCTGGGATATATTCCAGAAGATAATGAAAATATCGAACCAATTACAATTAATGGCGTTATATTCAAGCCTCAAAGAGTAAGAAATAAAAAAATCGAGAAAGTTGTTATGACATTTGACAAGGAAAAATTGGAAGAAGAAAAAATGAAAAACAAAGAAAACGAAGAAGATTAA
- a CDS encoding NCS2 family permease, with translation MSTSNIHETSGLKRLFPLLTNENVNMKKEIMAGITTFLTMAYIIAVNPNILSKTGMNAGALVTATCFSAALGCFLMGLIANLPFALASGMGLNAFFAFTVVLKGGISWQTALTAVFCEGIIFIVLTLFKIREAVVNSIPENMKHAVTGGIGVFIAFVGFSGSGLVVLNESTKVSMGHFSPAVIISFIGLILISILDKKNVRGSILYGIVLSSLLAWGYALLNPAHAKELGIYLPSGIFKYESMMPVMGKLDFSLFTDFKMFGNLFVIICTFLFVDFFDTVGTLVGVCSKADMLDENGNVPNVGRALMADAIATTAGAALGVSTVTTYVESSTGVIAGGRTGWTAITTGVLFLISMFFSPIFISIPGCATAPALIYVGYLMLSSVKNIDLHDVLEGVPSFITITTMALTYSIGDGLTLGILSYVLINLFYNLFSKKEDRRPVSWVMIILGALFIVKLLFMS, from the coding sequence ATGAGTACATCTAATATTCATGAAACAAGCGGACTTAAACGACTTTTCCCGCTTTTAACAAATGAAAATGTCAATATGAAAAAGGAAATTATGGCAGGAATTACAACATTTCTTACAATGGCATACATAATCGCCGTAAATCCAAATATTTTATCAAAAACTGGAATGAATGCAGGTGCATTAGTTACAGCAACTTGCTTTTCAGCCGCACTAGGATGTTTTCTTATGGGACTTATTGCAAACTTGCCTTTTGCTCTTGCTTCTGGTATGGGATTAAATGCATTCTTTGCATTTACAGTTGTATTAAAGGGCGGAATTAGCTGGCAAACTGCCTTAACTGCCGTATTTTGTGAAGGTATTATATTTATTGTTTTGACACTTTTTAAAATACGTGAAGCTGTGGTAAATTCTATTCCAGAAAATATGAAGCATGCTGTTACTGGTGGAATTGGAGTATTTATCGCATTTGTAGGATTTTCAGGAAGCGGACTTGTTGTTTTGAATGAATCTACAAAAGTAAGCATGGGACATTTTTCTCCAGCCGTTATAATTTCATTCATCGGACTAATTTTAATATCTATTTTAGATAAAAAAAATGTACGTGGTTCAATTCTTTATGGAATTGTTTTAAGTTCTTTGCTAGCTTGGGGATATGCTCTTTTAAATCCTGCACATGCAAAGGAATTGGGCATTTATTTACCATCCGGTATTTTTAAATATGAGTCAATGATGCCTGTTATGGGAAAATTGGACTTTTCATTATTTACAGATTTTAAAATGTTTGGAAATTTATTTGTCATAATTTGTACATTCCTATTTGTAGACTTTTTTGATACTGTTGGAACATTAGTAGGAGTATGCTCAAAAGCAGATATGCTAGATGAAAACGGAAATGTACCAAATGTAGGACGTGCCCTAATGGCAGATGCAATAGCAACTACAGCTGGCGCAGCACTTGGAGTTTCAACAGTTACAACTTATGTGGAAAGTTCAACAGGAGTTATCGCAGGCGGAAGAACTGGATGGACAGCCATCACAACAGGAGTTTTATTCCTAATATCAATGTTTTTCTCACCAATATTTATTTCAATACCAGGATGTGCCACAGCTCCAGCCTTAATTTACGTTGGTTATTTAATGCTAAGTTCAGTTAAAAACATAGATTTGCATGATGTCTTGGAAGGTGTTCCATCATTTATCACAATCACTACAATGGCTTTAACTTATAGCATCGGAGACGGATTAACATTAGGAATTTTATCCTACGTATTAATAAATTTATTTTACAATTTATTTTCAAAAAAAGAAGACAGAAGACCTGTTTCTTGGGTAATGATCATTTTAGGAGCACTATTTATAGTTAAATTACTATTTATGTCGTAA
- a CDS encoding PTS lactose/cellobiose transporter subunit IIA — protein sequence MAEEVLDTEMIAMTLIGHAGETKSLAYHAMNAAKEGKFDEAQELMRQSTEEMLKAHELQTDLIVREAGGEKLNVGLIMVHSQDHLMTAILFKELAKEFIEVYKRLEQKADKK from the coding sequence ATGGCTGAAGAAGTTTTGGATACTGAGATGATTGCTATGACACTGATTGGACATGCTGGGGAAACTAAAAGTCTAGCTTATCATGCTATGAATGCCGCAAAAGAAGGAAAATTTGATGAAGCACAGGAACTTATGAGACAGTCAACTGAGGAAATGCTAAAGGCTCATGAATTGCAGACAGATCTTATTGTTAGGGAAGCCGGGGGAGAAAAACTTAATGTTGGCTTAATTATGGTTCATTCTCAAGATCATTTGATGACAGCGATTTTATTTAAGGAATTGGCAAAGGAATTTATTGAGGTTTATAAAAGACTGGAACAAAAGGCAGACAAAAAATAA
- a CDS encoding anthranilate synthase component I family protein — protein sequence MLINKPTYYYSIIRQKFNNSYFAEDERQVIIGIDCEYFDSNEYSYNSLKKIYNSFVKQKKVAPFAGLFGTFAYESIHFFENIEKIEKEQFKFPQFIFANAKAYLHYSKTSKEYSFYGDEKTYFDFLNDEIEKRAENSELLYDIKTDFDEERSHFYGILEKAKEYIKAGDIFQVVLSEQLKLATNMDSLDFYEKLSKANPSPYMYHFPTKYGDIVGSSPEILVDISSDNIYIAPIAGTRPRGKDANEDVFLANDLLNDEKECAEHRMLVDLARNDIGKFAESGSVVVKNLMHIKNYEHVMHIVTDVYGKKRKDVSIFEVIAQALPAGTLSGSPKIRAMQIISELEVFKRNVYAGGIGFLRFNGDVQLAIIIRTAFFENKNYDLNEVDKVRNVFIQAGAGIVFDSVKEKEYDEICHKRASVLNIFKKFCKEEKEIEKVKNKEKKNEKGKDVK from the coding sequence ATGTTGATAAACAAACCTACTTATTATTATTCAATTATCAGACAAAAGTTTAATAATTCTTACTTTGCTGAAGATGAACGGCAAGTTATTATTGGGATTGACTGTGAATATTTTGATTCTAATGAATATAGCTATAATTCCTTGAAGAAAATTTATAATTCTTTTGTGAAGCAAAAAAAGGTTGCTCCGTTTGCAGGGCTATTTGGGACATTTGCCTATGAGTCGATACATTTTTTTGAGAATATTGAGAAGATAGAAAAGGAGCAGTTTAAGTTTCCGCAGTTTATTTTTGCCAATGCGAAGGCTTATTTGCATTATTCAAAGACAAGCAAGGAATATTCATTTTATGGGGATGAAAAAACATATTTTGATTTTTTGAATGATGAAATTGAGAAAAGAGCTGAAAATAGTGAATTGCTTTATGATATAAAAACAGATTTTGATGAGGAAAGATCACATTTTTACGGCATTCTTGAAAAAGCGAAGGAATATATCAAGGCTGGGGATATTTTTCAGGTTGTGCTAAGTGAACAGTTGAAACTTGCGACAAATATGGATTCTCTTGATTTTTATGAAAAATTGTCAAAGGCTAATCCTAGTCCGTATATGTATCATTTTCCTACAAAATATGGAGATATTGTTGGTTCAAGCCCCGAAATATTAGTTGATATTTCATCAGATAATATTTATATTGCTCCTATTGCTGGAACTCGCCCAAGGGGGAAAGATGCCAATGAAGATGTATTTTTAGCAAATGATTTGTTAAATGATGAAAAGGAATGTGCTGAACATAGGATGCTTGTTGATTTGGCTCGAAATGATATTGGAAAATTTGCTGAAAGTGGCTCAGTTGTTGTGAAAAATCTTATGCATATTAAGAATTATGAGCATGTAATGCACATTGTGACTGATGTTTATGGGAAAAAGCGAAAAGATGTGTCGATATTTGAAGTTATTGCTCAAGCTCTTCCAGCGGGAACACTTTCTGGATCGCCCAAGATTCGTGCTATGCAGATTATTTCAGAATTAGAAGTATTTAAGAGAAATGTTTATGCGGGAGGAATCGGATTTTTGAGATTTAATGGGGATGTTCAGCTTGCGATTATTATTAGAACTGCATTTTTTGAAAATAAGAATTATGACTTGAATGAGGTTGACAAGGTTAGGAATGTATTTATTCAGGCTGGGGCTGGAATTGTGTTTGATTCGGTAAAGGAAAAGGAATATGATGAAATTTGCCATAAAAGAGCATCTGTACTGAATATTTTTAAGAAATTTTGTAAAGAAGAAAAAGAAATTGAAAAGGTTAAAAATAAGGAAAAGAAAAATGAAAAAGGGAAGGATGTGAAATAA
- a CDS encoding transglycosylase domain-containing protein, producing MKKNNKKVKVEKPRKKFSLLSFFFKVFLFLFVIGIGAGAYLVYTVSKETPVDLIDGYAPVSPSVIYDINGNQIDTIMVQNRAPIGIGEIPPHVQNAFLAIEDRKFRTHHGFDFIRTAKAAFLTLTGRRIEGGSTITQQLAKNAFLSPEQTITRKIKEAILAVEIERKYTKDEILENYLNTIYFGQGAYGIKNAAIKYFNKQPKQLTIAQAAILASLPKSPTKYSKIENALGRERLVLSQMKNYGFITDEEYNEAINEKIKFVNGNIKSRNEEEQISTSNVAPEFTTVVLSEVRKILKIPEEDQKFLFDGYKIYATVDLDLQRAAYTAFNNNYNLKSRADLNGALFSIDPSNGFVKAMVGGKNYKKGNFNRAMSSLRQPGSSFKPVVYLAALQKKMAMNSVMEDSPVKIGNWSPKNYDGVYRDSMTLAKALEISNNVIPVKLLQYVGIDAAEKVWRNAGIVGGDFPKNYTLALGSISTRPVDMAMFYAALANGGYQVQPQYIYKIENKYGEVIYEAKPKMKKVYDSKDVAILTYMLENAVNYGTGQPAKVFKDGKLIPMAGKTGTTSDYVSAWFTGYTPTLATVVYVGNDDNKSMGPGMTGGAAAAPIWKNYMQAVVDLPNYNVGVFEFIDDYIMRKDLTTRDIDLQIGLLDRDGVNKRTALFKAGTEPIEYEGKFRRGVTF from the coding sequence ATGAAAAAGAATAATAAAAAAGTAAAAGTGGAAAAACCTAGGAAAAAATTCAGTTTACTCTCGTTTTTTTTCAAAGTTTTTTTATTTCTGTTTGTGATTGGAATTGGAGCTGGAGCATATTTGGTGTATACAGTGAGCAAGGAAACGCCTGTTGATTTGATAGATGGTTATGCTCCTGTGTCGCCTTCGGTAATTTATGATATAAATGGAAATCAAATTGATACAATAATGGTTCAAAATCGTGCGCCGATAGGGATAGGAGAGATTCCTCCCCATGTTCAAAATGCATTTTTGGCGATAGAAGATAGAAAGTTTAGAACACATCATGGATTTGATTTTATCAGAACAGCAAAAGCGGCTTTTTTAACACTTACAGGAAGACGGATTGAAGGTGGAAGTACAATTACGCAGCAGCTTGCGAAAAATGCCTTTTTATCGCCTGAACAAACGATAACAAGAAAAATTAAGGAAGCAATTTTGGCGGTGGAAATTGAAAGAAAATATACGAAAGATGAAATTCTGGAAAATTATTTGAATACGATTTATTTTGGGCAGGGAGCTTATGGGATAAAAAATGCTGCAATAAAATATTTTAATAAGCAGCCAAAACAGTTGACTATTGCACAAGCGGCTATTTTAGCCAGTCTTCCAAAGTCGCCGACAAAATATTCAAAGATAGAAAATGCGTTGGGAAGAGAAAGACTTGTTCTTAGTCAAATGAAAAATTATGGATTTATAACAGATGAAGAGTATAATGAAGCGATTAATGAAAAAATTAAATTTGTAAACGGAAATATAAAAAGCCGTAATGAAGAAGAACAAATTTCAACTTCAAATGTTGCGCCTGAATTTACGACAGTTGTTTTAAGTGAAGTAAGAAAAATATTGAAAATACCTGAAGAAGATCAAAAATTCTTATTTGATGGTTACAAAATTTATGCAACAGTTGATTTGGATTTACAAAGAGCAGCTTATACGGCATTTAATAATAACTATAACTTAAAAAGCCGTGCAGATTTAAATGGCGCTTTATTTTCAATTGATCCAAGCAATGGATTTGTAAAAGCGATGGTTGGGGGGAAAAATTATAAAAAAGGGAACTTTAACCGTGCAATGAGTTCGTTAAGACAGCCTGGATCGTCATTTAAGCCAGTAGTTTATCTTGCTGCATTGCAAAAGAAAATGGCGATGAATAGTGTTATGGAAGATTCTCCAGTAAAAATTGGAAACTGGAGCCCGAAAAACTATGATGGAGTCTACAGGGACAGCATGACACTTGCTAAAGCTCTGGAAATTTCAAATAATGTAATACCAGTAAAATTATTGCAATATGTGGGAATTGATGCTGCTGAAAAGGTTTGGCGCAATGCTGGAATTGTCGGTGGAGATTTTCCTAAAAACTACACATTGGCACTTGGTTCGATTTCCACAAGACCAGTGGATATGGCAATGTTTTATGCGGCGCTTGCAAATGGAGGATATCAGGTACAGCCTCAATATATTTATAAAATTGAAAATAAATATGGTGAAGTTATTTATGAAGCTAAACCTAAAATGAAGAAAGTATATGATTCAAAAGATGTGGCAATATTAACTTATATGCTTGAAAATGCCGTAAATTATGGAACTGGTCAGCCAGCTAAAGTATTTAAAGATGGTAAATTGATTCCAATGGCTGGAAAAACAGGAACAACTTCAGATTATGTTTCAGCTTGGTTTACAGGATATACGCCAACTCTTGCGACAGTAGTTTATGTTGGAAATGATGACAATAAGTCAATGGGGCCTGGAATGACAGGAGGAGCTGCAGCTGCGCCAATCTGGAAGAATTATATGCAGGCGGTAGTTGATTTACCAAATTACAATGTTGGAGTTTTTGAGTTTATAGATGATTATATTATGAGAAAAGATTTGACAACAAGAGATATTGACTTACAAATTGGACTTCTTGACAGAGATGGTGTAAATAAACGAACAGCATTGTTTAAGGCGGGAACAGAGCCAATTGAATATGAAGGAAAATTTAGAAGAGGAGTTACTTTTTAA
- the ligA gene encoding NAD-dependent DNA ligase LigA, with protein MNLFNQEENNENQNIENKKNNNFSEIQEKYTKLRNEIEYHNNLYYNEDNPIISDMEYDFLIRELKELEQKYPELLEYNKNGENSPTEKIGGTASEKFSKVRHRVPMLSLSNTYNISEIEDFNKRVKKIILAENIENNSKELEYILELKLDGLSISLIYENGMLVQAVTRGDGQVGEDVTENIREIPTIPKKLKENISLEVRGEIILPISSFNRINQEREDEGEDVFANPRNAASGTIRQLDKTIVAERGLDCYLYYLVNAENYGIKTHLESIEYIEKLGFKTTKIFEKYTDFKKLEKAIDKWHDERKKLDYETDGLVIKVNNFSLYEILGYTTKSPRWAIAYKFPAEQVKTKLMDVTFQVGRTGVITPVAELEAVNLSGSVVKRASLHNFDEIRRKDIKIGDNVIVEKAAEIIPQVVNVVFNDRTGEEIEIQEPANCPVCNSELAHEEGLVALKCHNPLCPEKVKRQIAYFVSRDAMNISGLGDKIVEKFIELGKIKTIVDIYSLKEYREELENLEKMGQKSVDNLINNIETSKNRDFSKVLYALGIPFVGKFNANLLTKNFKNIENLKNQSIENLLAVKGIGDKVAIAVNTFLNNENNWKIITDLQNIGLQFAINESDLKEIADNPIKGKNFLVTGKLQKYKRNDIKDIILSKGGNYLSAVSKNLDFLIAGEKAGSKLEKAEKLGVRVLTEEEFEREFLEI; from the coding sequence GTGAATTTATTTAATCAAGAAGAAAACAATGAAAATCAAAATATAGAAAATAAAAAAAATAATAATTTTTCTGAAATTCAAGAAAAATATACAAAATTAAGAAATGAAATCGAATACCACAACAATCTTTATTACAATGAAGACAATCCCATTATTTCCGATATGGAATATGATTTTTTAATACGTGAATTAAAGGAACTTGAGCAAAAATATCCAGAATTGCTGGAATATAATAAAAATGGGGAAAATTCGCCTACTGAAAAGATTGGAGGAACTGCGAGCGAGAAATTTTCAAAAGTGCGGCATAGAGTGCCTATGCTTAGTTTATCGAACACTTATAATATTTCTGAAATTGAGGATTTTAATAAAAGGGTTAAAAAGATTATTTTGGCTGAAAATATTGAAAATAATTCTAAAGAATTAGAATATATTTTAGAATTAAAATTAGATGGGCTTAGCATAAGCTTGATTTATGAAAATGGGATGCTTGTTCAAGCTGTGACTCGGGGAGATGGACAAGTCGGGGAAGATGTTACTGAAAATATCAGGGAAATTCCAACTATTCCGAAAAAATTGAAAGAAAATATCTCACTTGAAGTACGTGGAGAAATTATTTTGCCAATTTCCAGTTTTAATCGAATAAATCAGGAACGTGAAGATGAAGGGGAAGATGTTTTTGCAAATCCAAGAAATGCAGCTTCAGGAACGATAAGACAGCTGGATAAGACTATAGTTGCAGAACGTGGTCTTGACTGCTACCTTTATTATTTGGTAAATGCTGAAAATTACGGGATTAAAACACATCTGGAAAGTATTGAATACATTGAAAAACTTGGATTTAAGACAACAAAAATATTTGAAAAATATACTGATTTTAAAAAATTGGAAAAGGCTATTGATAAATGGCATGATGAACGAAAAAAACTTGATTATGAAACAGATGGGCTTGTTATAAAAGTAAATAATTTTTCACTATATGAAATACTTGGCTATACAACTAAAAGCCCACGATGGGCAATTGCCTACAAATTTCCTGCTGAACAAGTAAAAACAAAATTAATGGATGTAACTTTTCAAGTTGGGCGGACTGGAGTAATTACACCTGTTGCTGAACTGGAAGCTGTGAACTTGTCAGGTTCTGTTGTAAAAAGGGCTAGTTTGCATAATTTTGATGAAATTCGCAGAAAAGATATAAAAATTGGTGATAATGTTATTGTAGAAAAAGCGGCTGAAATTATTCCGCAAGTGGTAAATGTTGTATTCAATGACAGAACTGGAGAAGAAATTGAAATCCAGGAACCGGCAAACTGTCCTGTCTGCAACAGCGAACTTGCACATGAGGAGGGACTTGTCGCCTTAAAATGTCACAATCCACTTTGTCCAGAAAAAGTTAAACGCCAAATTGCCTACTTTGTTTCTCGTGATGCAATGAATATTTCTGGACTTGGCGATAAAATTGTCGAGAAATTTATTGAATTAGGAAAAATAAAAACAATAGTTGATATTTATTCGTTAAAGGAATACCGTGAAGAATTAGAAAATCTTGAAAAAATGGGTCAAAAAAGTGTAGATAACTTAATAAATAATATTGAAACTAGCAAAAATCGTGATTTTTCAAAAGTCCTTTATGCACTCGGAATTCCTTTTGTTGGAAAATTTAATGCAAACCTTTTGACAAAAAATTTCAAAAATATTGAAAATCTAAAAAACCAGTCAATTGAAAATTTACTAGCTGTAAAAGGAATCGGCGATAAAGTAGCAATCGCTGTAAATACCTTTTTAAACAATGAAAACAACTGGAAAATCATCACAGATTTACAAAACATCGGCTTACAATTCGCCATTAACGAATCCGATTTAAAAGAAATAGCCGACAACCCAATAAAAGGCAAAAATTTCCTTGTAACTGGAAAACTCCAAAAATACAAACGAAACGACATAAAAGACATCATCCTTTCTAAAGGCGGAAATTATCTGTCAGCAGTTTCAAAAAATCTAGATTTTCTAATTGCTGGGGAAAAGGCTGGAAGTAAGCTGGAAAAGGCTGAAAAACTGGGGGTTCGGGTGCTTACGGAGGAGGAGTTTGAGAGGGAATTTTTGGAGATTTAG
- the rlmN gene encoding 23S rRNA (adenine(2503)-C(2))-methyltransferase RlmN: MERSNSEMIDENVKNIDTIEKIDILGMDLESLQEKFIGIGLKKFNASQVFDWLHNKLVFDFDEFSNISKKDREILKEKFYVAKLEFKTHQVSEDGDTEKFLFELKDKRLIESVLISHKNRHTLCVSSQIGCLIGCDFCATATMTYERNLSISEILLQYYYVQKHLMKRGEKLGNVVYMGMGEPFLNYDAVLGSINMLNSPKGQNFSKRNFTISTSGIVNGIKRFTESENQINLAISLHSVRDDVRSEIMPINKRWGVKQLKEALLDYQKKTKNRITFEYILIDNLNCEPEDARELAGFLNSFSCLVNLIPYNPVGGKPYKTPSKQKQREFYKLLKDKNVNVTLRETKGQDIAAACGQLKAKKQMDSSQNV, from the coding sequence ATGGAGAGAAGTAATAGTGAAATGATAGATGAAAATGTGAAAAATATAGATACAATTGAAAAAATTGATATTTTAGGGATGGATTTGGAAAGTTTGCAGGAAAAATTTATTGGGATTGGGCTGAAGAAGTTTAATGCCAGTCAGGTATTTGATTGGCTGCATAATAAATTGGTGTTTGATTTTGATGAATTTTCTAATATTTCAAAGAAAGACAGGGAGATTCTTAAAGAGAAATTTTATGTGGCAAAACTTGAGTTTAAGACACATCAGGTTTCAGAAGATGGGGATACTGAGAAATTTTTGTTTGAACTGAAGGATAAAAGGCTGATTGAAAGTGTGCTTATTTCCCATAAAAATCGGCATACGCTTTGTGTTTCATCGCAGATTGGGTGTCTTATTGGGTGCGACTTTTGTGCGACAGCGACAATGACTTATGAAAGAAATTTGTCAATTTCAGAGATTTTGCTGCAGTATTATTATGTTCAGAAGCATCTTATGAAACGTGGAGAAAAATTGGGAAATGTGGTTTATATGGGAATGGGAGAGCCATTTTTAAATTATGATGCGGTTCTTGGATCTATTAATATGTTAAATTCTCCAAAAGGGCAAAATTTTTCAAAGAGGAATTTTACAATTTCTACAAGTGGAATTGTAAACGGGATAAAAAGATTTACGGAAAGTGAAAATCAGATAAATCTGGCGATTTCGTTACATTCGGTAAGGGATGATGTGAGAAGTGAAATTATGCCGATTAATAAAAGATGGGGAGTGAAGCAGTTAAAGGAGGCGCTTTTAGATTATCAAAAGAAAACTAAGAATCGGATTACGTTTGAGTATATCTTGATTGATAACTTGAACTGTGAGCCTGAGGATGCGAGAGAATTGGCTGGATTTTTAAATTCGTTCTCGTGCCTTGTTAATTTGATTCCGTATAATCCTGTTGGAGGAAAGCCGTATAAAACTCCTTCAAAACAAAAACAAAGGGAATTTTATAAATTATTAAAAGATAAAAATGTTAATGTAACATTGCGTGAAACTAAAGGGCAAGATATTGCGGCGGCTTGTGGACAGCTGAAGGCAAAAAAACAGATGGATTCTTCTCAAAATGTTTAG
- a CDS encoding type II toxin-antitoxin system HicA family toxin, producing MSRTKPYRSVVKVLKKNGWELDHTTGSHEIYIKNGKICPLKCTKKDIPSGTLTNIERITGLKF from the coding sequence ATGTCAAGAACTAAACCTTACAGAAGTGTTGTTAAAGTTCTAAAAAAGAATGGATGGGAGTTGGATCATACGACTGGTTCGCATGAAATTTATATAAAAAATGGAAAGATATGTCCTTTAAAATGTACAAAAAAGGATATTCCTTCTGGAACTTTAACAAATATAGAGCGTATTACAGGGCTTAAATTTTAG
- a CDS encoding PTS sugar transporter subunit IIB, translating into MKKILLCCAAGMSTSLLINKMKSEAEKRGIEVKIWAEPLDRAKEEFAKADVVLLGPQVKYALTEAKKIAEENNINIDVINMVDYGMMNGAKVLDQALKLL; encoded by the coding sequence ATGAAAAAAATCTTATTATGTTGTGCAGCAGGGATGTCTACGAGTCTATTAATAAACAAAATGAAGTCGGAAGCTGAAAAAAGAGGAATTGAAGTTAAAATTTGGGCAGAGCCGCTTGATAGAGCAAAAGAAGAATTTGCAAAAGCTGATGTAGTCTTATTAGGGCCACAAGTTAAATATGCTTTGACAGAAGCTAAAAAAATTGCTGAAGAAAATAATATTAATATTGATGTAATTAATATGGTTGACTATGGAATGATGAATGGGGCAAAAGTATTAGATCAAGCATTAAAATTACTTTAG